A segment of the Entomomonas moraniae genome:
GCAATATGATCAGCTGTTGCTCGATAGGCTTCTTGCTGAGAAACTGCTCTATTAGCTTGATAATGAGTTAAGAACTGACCTTTTAAATTATTAGCTAACTGCTGACGGATAAATTGGCGAGCAGCATGAATAGCATCAGGGTCAGCCACCTCACTAATTTCTACTAAGTAGTTTTCAGCAGGCAATGATAGCATTTCTGCCACCATCGCTTGGTCTAATGAGCTGTCGGCTAATAAAGAAGCATAGGCTTTTTCTAAACCACTATCCAATACCATTGGATTGCCCGCTTGATAATTCACTACCTGCTGTTGAATAGCCTCAATAGCTAAACGCTGGCTAGCATCCCAACGGTTGAAACCATCATTATCGTGCTGCATTAAAAATAATAAATCATCTTTACTGTAGGCAAATTTCAATTTAACTGGAGCAGAAAAATCTCTTAATAACGAGGGAACAGGCTTTTCACCTACATTAGCAAAGGTAAAAGTTTGCTCTGCTTCCGTAATCAATATTACATCACCAACTAATGTACCTTCACCGACTAACTGCAAAGGTAAATCTTGACCTTGTTTATTTAATAACCCCATCTTAACAGGAATAACAAAAGGCTGTTTTTCCTCTTGATTAGGTGTGGGTGGGCAAAATTGCTTAAAGGTTAAATGGTATTGTTTAGTAGCCGAATCATAACTTTCCAATACTTCAAGTTGTGGTGTGCCTGCTTGGCTATACCAACGTTTAAACTGGGTTAAGTCAATAGCATTCGCATCAGCCAAGGCTTTTACAAAATCATCACAAGTAACCGCCTGACCATCGTGGCGCTCAAAATATAAATCTGTTCCTTTTCTAAACCCTTCTTTCCCAAGCAAAGTGTGCAGCATACGTATAATTTCTGCACCCTTTTCATAAATAGTCACAGTATAGAAGTTAGAGATTTCCATATAAGCATCAGGGCGAATAGGATGTGCCATTGGCCCTGCATCTTCAGCAAACTGATGCGTACGTAAAAAAGCTACATCTTCTATGCGTTTCACCGTACGTGAATTCATATCTGCTGTAAACTCACTGTCTCTAAATACCGTAAAGCCTTCTTTGAGCGATAACTGGAACCAATCGCGGCAAGTCACACGATTACCTGACCAGTTATGAAAGTACTCGTGCGCCACCACACCTTCTACTCGTTGATGCGCCATGTCGGTTGCTGTTTCTGGGCGCGCTAATACACAACTGGTATTGAAGATATTTAGCCCTTTGTTCTCCATCGCCCCCATGTTGAAATCGCTGACCGCAACAATCATAAAAATATCAAGGTCGTACTCCCTACCGTACACTTCTTCATCCCAACGCATAGAGTTTTTTAGGCTCGTCATTGCATGGTTTACTTTATTAATATTTTCGGGCTCAACGTAAATACGTAAATCTACTTTGCGTTGATTCATGGTTGTAAAACTGTCTTCAACACACCATAAATCGCCTGCGACAAGG
Coding sequences within it:
- the pepN gene encoding aminopeptidase N gives rise to the protein MSNSVKTIYLKDYQAPDYLIDETHLKFELFENFTMVHAELHIRRNPDKQSDELPELVLDGQELELLTVVMDNVVINSNSYTVDDKSLTLQPNKNSFILKTTVRIHPETNTALEGLYKSNTMFCTQCEAEGFRKITYYLDRPDVMSKFTTTIEADQQSYPILLSNGNQIASGQEDDRHWATWQDPFKKPAYLFALVAGDLWCVEDSFTTMNQRKVDLRIYVEPENINKVNHAMTSLKNSMRWDEEVYGREYDLDIFMIVAVSDFNMGAMENKGLNIFNTSCVLARPETATDMAHQRVEGVVAHEYFHNWSGNRVTCRDWFQLSLKEGFTVFRDSEFTADMNSRTVKRIEDVAFLRTHQFAEDAGPMAHPIRPDAYMEISNFYTVTIYEKGAEIIRMLHTLLGKEGFRKGTDLYFERHDGQAVTCDDFVKALADANAIDLTQFKRWYSQAGTPQLEVLESYDSATKQYHLTFKQFCPPTPNQEEKQPFVIPVKMGLLNKQGQDLPLQLVGEGTLVGDVILITEAEQTFTFANVGEKPVPSLLRDFSAPVKLKFAYSKDDLLFLMQHDNDGFNRWDASQRLAIEAIQQQVVNYQAGNPMVLDSGLEKAYASLLADSSLDQAMVAEMLSLPAENYLVEISEVADPDAIHAARQFIRQQLANNLKGQFLTHYQANRAVSQQEAYRATADHIARRSLQNMALSYLMLTDDPQVLTLCLDQFKHSDNMTEQLAALTNLVNSPYESEKQQALVDFYEQFANDPLVIDQWFAVQANSQAGDSLARVVELMKHEAFTIKNPNKVRSLIGAFANNNLTGFHQKTGAGYQFLADQVLALNTMNPQIASRLLTPLTRWRKYDEERQQLMKAELERIMAADKLSSDVYEVVNKSLV